A window of the Tiliqua scincoides isolate rTilSci1 chromosome 5, rTilSci1.hap2, whole genome shotgun sequence genome harbors these coding sequences:
- the LOC136653976 gene encoding olfactory receptor 4Q3-like, with translation MNGSTVTEFVFLDFSGSRSALDFLFTLTLICYTIVLLGNLVIIVTVWTDTKLFQSPMYLFLANLSLLDLSLGSVASPKLLTDVLNGGGTISYAGCMTQILTFHLFAAVEMFLLSVMAYDRYVAICQPLRYSTIMDRQRCSSLLILSWTGGLIHGVFQTVVMAELPFCGPNVLDNFFCDITQVMKLSCSDYHFSELLLVLSGTVVLIPCFLSLLLSYVIILATLCGRFGKGGRKGLSTCGSHLMVVFLFYGPIFFVYMKPASSNEVDKMAAVFYTVVTPSLNPLIYTLRNKEVKGAMGKLKNKCKHFLLPHRE, from the coding sequence ATGAATGGATCCACAGTTACTGAGTTTGTCTTCCTGGACTTCTCTGGCTCCCGCAGTGCTCTAGACTTCCTTTTCACTCTGACCTTGATCTGCTACACCATTGTCCTTTTGGGCAACTTGGTTATCATAGTGACTGTGTGGACAGACACCAAGCTCTTTCAGAGCCCTATGTATTTGTTCCTTGCTAATCTGTCTCTCCTCGACCTATCTTTGGGTTCTGTGGCTTCCCCCAAATTACTGACCGATGTACTGAATGGTGGTGGTACCATTTCTTATGCAGGCTGCATGACCCAGATACTTACCTTCCACCTCTTTGCAGCTGTAGAAATGTTCCTCCTCTctgtcatggcctatgatcgtTACGTGGCCATCTGCCAACCGCTGAGGTACTCAACCATCATGGACCGGCAGCGCTGCTCCAGCCTCCTCATACTTTCCTGGACAGGAGGCCTCATTCATGGTGTTTTCCAGACTGTGGTCATGGCTGAGCTACCTTTCTGTGGCCCAAATGTGCTGGACAATTTCTTTTGTGACATCACACAGGTAATGAAGCTGTCCTGTTCAGACTACCATTTTAGTGAACTATTGTTAGTTTTAAGTGGCACCGTGGTACTTATACCCTGTTTTCTGTCCTTGCTGCTTTCCTATGTCATCATCCTGGCCACCCTCTGTGGCCGTTTTgggaagggtggcaggaagggCCTCTCCACCTGTGGCTCCCACTTGATGGTCGTCTTCCTCTTCTATGGCCCCATTTTTTTTGTGTATATGAAGCCTGCCTCCAGCAACGAGGTGGACAAGATGGCTGCTGTGTTCTACACAGTGGTCACACCTTCCCTCAATCCCCTCATTTATACCCTGAGGAACAAAGAGGTGAAAGGAGCCATGGGaaagctgaaaaacaaatgcaaacattTCCTGCTACCTCACCGCGAGTAG
- the LOC136653977 gene encoding olfactory receptor 4Q3-like: MNGSAISEFVFLDFSGSHAALLFLLTLVLTCYTVVLLGNLLIMVTVRSEPKLFHCPMYFFLANLSLLDISLGSVAAPKLLTDLLINGRTISYGGCMVQILTFHLFGGAEMLLLTVMAYDRYVAICHPLRYATIMDRQRCLSLIVLSWTGGFIHGMFQMVVTAHLPLCGLNVLDNFFCDIPQVIKLACADIYVSEILLVFSDCLIILPCFVTLLISYVTILATLCGRYGKGGTKALSTCGSHLTVVGLFYGPIFFVYMKPVSSSEVDKMAAVFYMVVTPALNPMIYTLRNKEVMGAMGRLKNKCKHLLLFQRE, encoded by the coding sequence ATGAATGGGTCTGCCATTTCAGAGTTTGTCTTCCTAGACTTCTCTGGCTCTCATGCTGCCCTGCTCTTTCTTTTAACTCTGGTTTTAACCTGCTACACCGTCGTCCTTTTGGGCAACTTGCTAATCATGGTGACTGTGCGTTCTGAGCCCAAGCTCTTTCActgccccatgtatttcttccttgccaatctcTCCCTCCTTGACATATCTTTGGGCTCAGTGGCTGCCCCAAAACTACTGACGGACCTATTGATCAACGGCCGTACCATTTCTTATGGAGGCTGCATGGTCCAGATACTTACTTTCCACCTTTTTGGAGGTGCAGAAATGCTCCTCCTCAcagtcatggcctatgatcgctatgtggccatctgccacccactgaggTATGCAACCATCATGGACCGGCAACGCTGCCTCAGTCTTATTGTACTTTCCTGGACAGGAGGCTTCATTCATGGCATGTTCCAGATGGTAGTGACTGCCCATTTACCACTCTGTGGACTGAATGTGctggacaatttcttctgtgacatcccacAGGTAATCAAGCTGGCCTGCGCTGATATCTACGTTAGTGAGATACTCTTGGTTTTCAGTGACTGTCTGATAATTCTACCCTGCTTTGTGACCTTGCTGATTTCATACGTcaccatcctagccacactctgTGGCCGTTACGGGAAGGGTGGTACAAAAGCCCTGTCCACCTGTGGCTCCCACCTGACTGTGGTTGGCCTCTTCTATGGCcccattttttttgtttatatGAAACCGGTCTCCAGCTCTGAGGTGGACAAGATGGCTGCCGTGTTCTATATGGTGGTCACCCCTGCCCTCAATCCCATGATCTATACCCTGAGAAACAAAGAGGTGATGGGGGCCATGGGGAGGTTGAAAAACAAGTGTAAACATCTTCTGCTCTTTCAACGGGAGTAG
- the LOC136653979 gene encoding olfactory receptor 4Q3-like, with product MAQIFSFHHFGGAEMILLTIMAYDRYVAICHPLRYTTIMDRQHCFSLLTLCWIGALIHGIFQTVVMTQLPFCGPNVLDNFFCASPQVIKLACSEIYVGEILMVVSDSLITLPCFLILLVSYLTILATLCGHFGKGGKKALSTCGSHLIVVSLFYGPIVIVYLKPSSSSHVDKTASIFYMVVIPALNPLIYSLRNKEVKDAMKKLKDKCNLLLLLQWE from the coding sequence ATGGCCCAGATCTTTAGCTTCCACCACTTTGGAGGTGCAGAAATGATCCTCCTCACCATCATGGCCTATGATCGTTacgtggccatctgccacccactgaggTACACAACCATCATGGACCGGCAGCACTGCTTCAGTCTCCTTACACTTTGCTGGATAGGAGCACTCATTCACGGCATCTTCCAGACAGTGGTCATGACCCAGCTACCATTCTGTGGACCGAATGTACTGGACAACTTCTTTTGTGCCAGCCCACAGGTAATCAAGCTGGCTTGTTCAGAGATCTATGTTGGCGAGATACTCATGGTGGTCAGCGACAGCCTGATAACTCTACCCTGCTTTCTGATCTTGCTAGTTTCATATCTCACCATCCTGGCCACCCTTTGTGGCCATTTTGGGAAGGGTGGTAAGAAGGCTCTGTCCACTTGTGGCTCCCACCTCATTGTGGTCTCCCTCTTCTATGGGCCCATTGTCATTGTGTATCTTAAGCCTTCCTCCAGCTCCCATGTGGACAAAACGGCCTCCATTTTCTATATGGTGGTAATCCCCGCCCTCAATCCTCTGATCTACTCCCTGAGGAACAAGGAGGTGAAGGATGCCATGAAGAAGTTGAAAGACAAATGTAACCTTCTCTTGCTGCTTCAATGGGAGTAG
- the LOC136653980 gene encoding olfactory receptor 4Q3-like: protein MLHSLFPSPVIFMNVSTVTEFVFLGLAHSRPVQLLLFVFVFTCYITILLGNLLIVVTVHTESRLFQAPMYFFLATLSIIDTALGSVTIPKLLADLMSCKRTISSGGCMAQIFFLHFFGGTEMLLLTLMAYDRYVAICHPLMYTSTMNRPRCVKLLASCWAGGFIHSATQMVLVLRLPFCGPNELDNFYCDVPQIIQLACTNAYITEILMVANSGLLSLVCFLILLISYGVILSTVQGRFRESGGKALSTCSSHLIVVSLIFVPCLFVYLIPFTSSRVDKMASMFYTVITPALNPIIYTLRNREMKEAMGRLKNKCMISHDCVRREKV from the coding sequence ATGCTCCATTCTCTCTTTCCAAGTCCAGTCATCTTCATGAATGTCTCTACAGTCACAGAGTTTGTCTTCCTGGGTCTTGCCCACTCACGTCCCGTCCAGCTTCTTCTCTTTGTGTTTGTCTTTACCTGTTACATCACAATTCTTCTGGGCAACCTCCTCATTGTGGTGACGGTGCACACAGAGTCTCGTCTCTTCCAAGCCCCCATGTACTTTTTCTTGGCCACTTTGTCCATCATTGATACTGCCTTGGGTTCAGTGACTATTCCTAAGTTGTTAGCAGACCTGATGAGCTGTAAAAGGACTATTTCATCCGGAGGCTGTATGGCCCAAATCTTCTTCCTCCATTTCTTTGGGGGTACGGAGATGCTCCTTCTCACCCTCATGGCCTACgaccgctatgtggccatctgccacccttTGATGTACACATCCACAATGAACCGCCCACGCTGTGTCAAGCTCCTTGCTTCCTGTTGGGCTGGAGGCTTCATTCACTCCGCTACTCAGATGGTCCTTGTCCTTCGCCTCCCATTCTGTGGACCAAATGAACTGGACAACTTCTACTGTGATGTCCCGCAGATAATCCAACTGGCTTGTACTAATGCTTACATCACTGAGATACTGATGGTGGCCAATAGCGGCCTGCTCTCCCTTGTCTGTTTCCTTATTTTGCTCATCTCTTATGGTGTTATCTTGTCTACAGTTCAAGGCCGCTTCAGGGAGAGTGGAGGGAAGGCTCTCTCCACCTGCAGCTCTCACTTGATAGTGGTCAGTTTGATTTTTGTGCCTTGCCTATTTGTTTATCTTATCCCTTTTACCAGCTCCAGGGTAGACAAGATGGCTTCCATGTTCTACACGGTAATCACGCCTGCTCTCAATCCTATCATATACACTCTGAGGAACCGGGAAATGAAGGAGGCTATGGGGCGTCTGAAGAACAAGTGCATGATTTCCCATGATTGTGTGAGGAGAGAAAAAGTATGA